In Pseudomonas sp. PDNC002, the DNA window GCCCAGAGAGGCCTGCAGTTGGCGGTCCGGGAGGATGGCGCGCTGGATCAGGCTGGCGTAGTCGATGGAGTCGCCGATCTTTTTCTGCGCCGCGGCCATCTCGCGGTTGGCCGCTTCCAGTGCCTGGGTGCGCTGCTGGACCTTGTCTTCCAGCTCTTCGGTGTGGCGGCGCACCTGGTCGGCCATGCTGGCGAAGGCGCTGGACAACTCGCCGATCTCGTCCGGACGGGTGCGTGGCAGCGGGCTGTCGTACTGCCCCGCGGCAATCGCCTTGGCCGACTGCTTGAGGCCGCGCAGCGGGCGCAGCACCAGCAGGTCGACGGTGTAGGCGAAGCCGAGCAGGAGGATCGCCAGCAGGCCGGCGAGAGTGCCCGCCAGCGGCCAGATCCAGCGGCTGTCGAGGACCTGCGCGGCATGCAGGTCGATGGCGCTGAGCACATGCCAGCGCAGCTGCGGGATATAGGCGGTGGCGATCAGTTGCTCCTTGCCGTTGACGGTGCCCCACATGGTTTCCACTTCGCCGGGGTTGGCCTCGGCCTGGCGCAGGGTTTGGCGCAGGGCGGTGCGTTCCTGGTCATTGGCGAGCAGGTCGAATACGTGGTGCTGAGCCTGGCCGCTGGAACCGGAGGCATAGGCGATCAGCTTGGTGTCCGGGTGCGCCTGGATGGCGCCGTCCGGGTCGACGATCATCGGTATCACCCCGGCTTCCCGGCGCGAGATGAACTGGTCGAGGAATTCGGTGAGGTCCAGGCCGCCGCCGGCCAGGCCGACCTTCTCGTTGCCGGCGCGCACCACCATGTTGAACCAGACCTTGGTGACCTTCAGCTTGGCGTCGTAGTTGACGTTGATGTTGTAGGTCTCATCGCGGGCCAGGGTATCGAAGTACCAGCGATCCTGCGGGTCGGTGTCGCTCAGGGTGTAGCGCGGGGAATTGGAGAGTGGCGAGCTGGAGTCGTTGAAGTAGTAGTGGCGCGAGGAGTCCACCACGACGAAATAGGAATAGTTGCGCTGGTCCGCGCGATAGCCGTCGGCCTCGCGGAAGAACAGCGAGCGGCGCGCCGGATCGTTTTCATCGAGCAGCCAGTCCTGGGTCACCACGGACTCGGCAAGGCGCCGCGACAGCGCCAGCTCGCGGATCACCGGCGCGATGATCTTCTGCTGGTTGAGCAGCGTGAAGTTTCTCGCGAAGGCGAGGCCGAAATGCGTGCGGATGTCCTCCATGGCCTTCCAGCCCAGCATGACTGCCGGTACCAGTGCCAGGAGACAGGCGATGAGCAATGCCACCACCGATTTGCCGCGCAACCCCCATCTTGCCGCCATGGCTATTCCAATTCCCCTCGTCGCCCGCCGTGTGCCGGTCTTTTGGCGAAAGCAATTGTGCATTTTGTATACGGGCACAATCAAACCAAATTGATATCGAATCGCCATATTTTTGGCGCCACTCGATTGGCCTGAGTCTAGACACTGTGTGAAAAGTCGCTCCAGCAAAGAGGATGATTCACGCATAACTAGACGCGGTTCCCACTTCCGCTTTGCCGCGCCTGCTGCAGCAGCGAGGCGGCAATGCGTTCCAGCGGCAGGACTTCCTTGGCCGCGCCCAACTCCACCGCTTCCCGCGGCATGCCGTAGACGACGCAGGTGGCCTCGTCCTGGGCGACGGTATGGCCGCCGGCCTGACGAATCGCCTGCAACCCCCGGGCCCCATCCTTGCCCATGCCGGTCAGCAGGGCGGCGATCAGGTTGCGCCCGGCGCAGCGGGCGAGGGAGTTGAACATCACGTCCACCGCCGGACGATGGCCGTTCACCGGCGGCTCGTGCTGCAGGCGCACGACGTAGTTGGCACCGCTGCGCTGCACCTCCATGTGGAAGTCGCCGGGGGCGACCAGCACATGGCCGGGGAGGATGCGGTCGCCATCACGGGCTTCGCGCACCGACAGACGGGTCTGTCGGTCCAGGCGTTCGGCGTACGACTTGGTGAAGCCCGGCGGCATGTGCAGCGTCACCACCGTGCCGGGGCTGTCCGGCGGCAGGCCCAGCAAGACTTCCTTGATCGCCTCGGTGCCGCCGGTGGAGGCGCCGATGGCGAAGATTTTCTCGGTACTCAGCAGTGGCGCGCTGCTCGTTGCCGGTGCGCTGGCCGAGGCGCTGGGGCGAGCGCGAGGCAGGCGGGCGCGGGCGGCGGTCTTGAGCTTGGCGCAGATTTCCTCGGCATAGGCCTGCATGCCGTCGGCGATGCCCAGGCGCGGCTTGGCGATGAAGTCGATGGCACCCAGTTCCAGCGCGCGCAGGGTGGCCTCGGAGCCCTTTTCTGTCAGCGAGGAGATCATCAGTACCGGCGTGGGCCGGCCTTTCATCAACTTGTCGAGGAAGGTCAGGCCGTCCATGCGCGGCATCTCGACATCGAGGGTGATGACATCCGGCTCGTGCTGCTTGATCAGGTCGCGGGCGACGAAGGCGTCGGGCGCGGCGCCTACCAATTGCAGTTCCGGGTCGCCCTGGATGATGTCCTTGAGCAGACTGCGTATGAGCGCCGAGTCGTCGACGATCAGTACCTTGACCGACATCGCGCGTACCTCCTTCAGAACAGGTCGATGCTCCCACCGCGTACGCGGTGGGACAGTTGCTGGCGGTACAGCTGTTCGCGCTGCAGCACCGTGTCGTTGGCCAGCGCGCGCAACTTGCGCACCAGCACCCGGCCGCTGCCGGGGAAGAAATAGACCTTGCGCGGGTGCACGTCGAGCAGGTCCTGGGCTGCCAGGGGAATGCCCTCGTTGTCGAGGTACTCCAGGACGAACTCCACGTTGCGCTTGCCCACGTCGGCGCTGAGGTTCTTCAGCACCGAGCCGCCGCCGAAAATCTTGGCTTCGAAGTGCCGGCGCTGTCCGCCGCAGCGCATCAGGCCGTTGATCAACAGGTCCATGGCGTGCACGCCATAGCGCCCGGAATTGGACAGCAGGCCCGGCATACCCGTATCGCCGGGCAGCATGAAGTGGTTCATGCCGCCCAGGCCGCTACTGCGATCGCGCAGGCACACCGAGACGCAGGAGCCGAGCACGGTGACCAGCATCAGTGGCTCGGCGGTGACGTAGCACTCGCCGGGCAGCAGCTTCACGGCTTCCATGCCGAAACGCGGGTCGTAGTAGCGGTTGTGGTCCAGGGCTGCACCCATCAGTGGCTCCCCACCGCCTGGTAGGTCGTGCGGCCCACCGAGCGCACCAGGTGGCTGGCGTGGACGAAGTTCTCCGAGTGCCCGGCGAAGAACAGCCCGCCGGGCCGCAGCAGGCGCACCATGCGTTCGAGCAGACGGGTCTGGGTCGACTTGTCGAAATAGATCATCACGTTGCGGCAGAAGATCGCGTCGAGCCCGCCGGCGATGCCCCAGTCCTTGTCCAGCAGATTGATCTGCCGGTAGTCGATCATCTGCCGCAGCTCCTGGACCACCCGCGCCTTGCCGGCGTTGGCTCCAGTGCCGCGCAGGAAGAAGCGCCGCCTCTGCGCCGGGCTCAGGGTTTCGATGCGCTCCAGCGGGTAGATGCCGTGGCGCGCGCACTGCAATACGCCGGTATCGATGTCCGAGGCGATGAGCTCGATGGGCGGGGTGAAGCTGCCCAGCGCATCGACCAACGTCATGGCCATGGAGTAGGGCTCCTCGCCGGTGCTGGACGCGGTGGACCAGAAACGCAGCGGCCGGTGGTCGCGCAGCTGCTCGGTGGCGAAGCGGCCCAGGTGTTCGAAGTGGTGCTTCTCGCGGAAGAAGGCGGTGAGGTTGGTGGTTAGCGCGTTGACGAACTGCTGCCACTCTTCCTCGTGGCTTTCGAGGTAGGCGAAGTACTCGGCGAAGCTGCCCAGCCGCAGGCTGCGCAGGCGCCGCGAGAGGCGGCTGTAGACCAGTTGCTGCTTGTTCTCCGAGAGGCTGATGCCGGCGTGCTGGTACAAGCGCTCACGCACCTGCTGGAAGTCCCGGCGGGTGTAGTGGAATTCGTGCTCGGGGGCGGGCAGGTGGATGGGCATTGGTTGGTCTCAGCGGTGAGCGGATTGCGTAGGGCGCATGACCCGGAACGGGTTATCCGCCGCGATGGCGGATAACGCCTGTGGCGTTATGCGCCCTACTTCATTCGTCTGATCGGGATAGTTCTGCGCTGGGCGCTGCCCTCACCCCAGCCCTCTCCCAGGGGGAGAGGGGGCCGTTCGGTGTGTCCGGGTGGCGCGGTACTTCCAGTCATGCCGATCAGTCCCCTCTCCCTCCGGAGCGGGGCGCGCAGCCAGGGGTAGGGTGAGGGGCTCTTGGCGCCTACATCAGCCGTCATCGCCTGACCATCCCTGGTCCGCCCGCAGCAGCCGACCCTCCCATTGCTCCGGCCGCCGCCATCCCTCAGCCCCGCCCGATCAGAACTCTTCCCAGTCGTCCTCCTTGCCCTTGGCGCGCACCGCCTTGGCCACGCCGCGGGCGGCGCGGGAGGCATGGGCGACCGGCTCGGCGCGTGCCGGACGGGCCGACGCCAGCGGCACCACGGTGGCCGCGATGGATTCGAGCTTGAACACCGCGACCTGCTGGTTGAGGTTGCCGGCCTGCTCCTGCAAGGCCTCGGCCGAGGCGGCGGCTTCTTCCACCAGCGCGGCGTTCTGCTGGGTCATCTCGTCCATCTGCGACACGGCGCCATTCACTTCCTCGATGCCGCTGCTCTGCTCGGCGCTCGCGGCGGCGATCTCGGCCATGATGTCGGTGACGCGCTTGATCGCGACCACGATGTCGCTCATGGTCTGGCCGGCCTGGGCGACCAGGGTGTTGCCGCTCTCGACCTTGTCCACCGAGTCGTTGATCAGCGTCTTGATCTCCTTGGCGGCGGCAGCGGAGCGCTGCGCCAGGGTGCGTACTTCACCGGCCACCACGGCGAAGCCGCGACCCTGCTCGCCGGCGCGCGCCGCTTCCACCGCGGCGTTGAGCGCGAGGATGTTGGTCTGGAAGGCGATGCCGTCGATCACCCCGATGATGTCGGCGATCTTGCGCGCCGAGTCGTTGATCGCGGACATGGTGCCCACCACCTTCTGCACCACGCTGCCGCCCTCGGTGGCGACTTCCGAGGCGTTCACCGCCAGCGAGTTGGCCTGGCGGGCGTTCTCGGCGTTGAGCTTCACGGTGCTGGTCAGCTCTTCCATGCTCGAGGCGGTTTCTTCCAGGCTCGACGCCTGCTGCTCGGTGCGGGTGGAGAGTTCGGCGTTGCCGCTGGCGATCTCGCTGGCAGCGGTGTGGATGGTGTCGGCCGCTTCGCGGATCTGCCCAAGCATGCGCGACAGGCTCTGCGCGGTCTCGTTGGCGTAGTCCTTCAGCTCGCCGAAGGTGCCCTGGTAGTCGGCGTCGATACGCTGGGTCAGGTCGCCCTGGGCCAGGGCGCCGAGTACGCGGGTGACGTCGCGCAGACCCTTGTCGGCGGTGTCCACCAGGTTGTTCAGGCCAGTGGCGATCTTGAGGAAGAAGCCTTCTTTGTTGTCCGCTTCGATGCGTTTGGTGAAGTCGCCGGCCACGGCCGCTTCCACCAGTTGCGAGACTTCCTGCTCGGCGCGGAATTCCTCGGTGCGATCGGTCCACTGCACCGCCGAACCCAGGCGCTCGCCGGCGTCGTTGAACACCGGTACCACGTCCAGGGCGAAGCGGCGGCCACCCAGGTTCAGCTCGGCTTTGTGCCGCGCGGTGAGGTGCGCGAGCATGCCGCGCTGGTGCGCCGGGTTCTTGTGGAACATGTCGATGTTGGCGCCCATCAGGCGGCTGGCGTTGAAGTTCGGCAGCTGCTTGCGGATGTCCGATTCGGCGTTGCCGAGCATCTCGGTGACGGTGCGGTTCATGTAGATGATGTCGAGATCGTTGTTGGCGATCATCACGTTGGCCGAGACGTTATCCAGCGCACTCTTGATCCGCGCGTTGTACTCGGCGGCATCGGCGCTGGCCTTGAGGCTGTTGCGCACGCCGTCGATGGCTTCGGTGATCATGGCCTTCTTGCCCGGCAGGCGGTCCATTTCCACCGAGTAATCACCCTTGCCGTAGGCGGTGACGGTGGCAACAACCTTCATCTTCACCGCGATGTGCGCGGCGACCAGGTCGTTGATGCCTTTGGCGATGCGCGCCGGGCGGCCGGCGAACTTGTCCACCGGGATCACCTCGTCGATCCAGCCCAGCTCGTGCTGGCGCGTCATCTCGATCAGCCCGGCTTCCAGGGCTTCGGCCTGGGCCAGTTCCGTGCGCTGCTCGCGCAGGCTGCGCTGGACGTTGCGCAGCCCGTCGTACAGGCGCTCGTAACCGGGCGCGGGGGCTTCGCCGATGGCGACGTCGAGGTTGCCGTCCACCAGGCTGTGGAGGATGGCGGTGATGCGGTCGGCGCGTTGCTGCGCCACGGCGTGTGCGTTGAACAGGCCCATTGTGGTTATCCTCGGCTAATTCTTCTGGTCGTGTCGCAATCAGGCGGCGGTTTCATCGACCAGCGCCATTTCGCGACTGGTCATGAGTTTTTCGATGTCCACCAGGATCAGCATTCGCTCTCCACAGGTGGCCAGGCCCAGCAGGTACTCGGTGTCGAAACTGGCGGCGAATTCCGGGCGCGGCTTGATCTCCTCGCCGGCCAGGGCAATCACGTCGGAGACCGAATCCACCACCGCGCCGACGATGCGCCGGCCGACGTTGAGGATGATCACCACGGTGAACTGGTCGTAGCTGATGTCGGCCAGGTTGAACTTGATGCGCAGGTCGACGATGGGAACGATCGCCCCGCGCAGGTTGATCACGCCCTTGATGAAGGCGGGGGCGTTGGCGATCGCCGTGACCTGGTCGTAACCACGGATTTCCTGCACGCGCAGGATGTCGATGGCGTATTCCTCGCGGCCCAGGGTGAAGGTCAGGTACTCCTGCACCGGGCTGCTCGCCGCGCTGGCTTCAGCTGCGCTCATGGGTGGACTCTCCTTGTGCCGCCAGGCGCGGCAATGCATCGACATCGAGGATCAGGGCGACGCTGCCGTCGCCCATGATGGTGGCGCCGGCGATCCCGTCGATCCGGCGGAAATTCTGTTCCAGGCTCTTGATCACCACCTGCTGCTGGCCGACCAGTTCGTCCACCTGCAGGGCGAAGCTCTTGCCCTCGGATTCGAGGATCACCACGATCCCCTGTTCCGGCGGCAACGGCTGGGCATCGATGTGCAGCAGCTGGTTCAGCGAGAACAGCGGCAGGTATTCGCCGCGCACGCGGATCACCGTCGACTCCTCGCCGGCCAGGCCGCGCACGTCGTCGGCGCGGGCCTGCAGCGACTCGACGATGTAGGTCAGCGGCACCACGTAGTTGACCTTCTCCACGGCGACGATCAGGCCGTCGAGGATGGCCAGGGTCAGCGGCAGGCGAATGCTCATGCGGGTGCCCATGCCCGGCGCCGAATCGATGTCGATGCGCCCGCCCATGGCCTGGATGTTGCGCCGCACCACGTCCATGCCGACGCCACGGCCGGAGAGTTCGGTGACTGCCTCGGCGGTGGAGAACCCTGGCATGAAGATCAGTTGCCAGACTTCCGCGTCGGTCATCGCGTCATGCACCGGCAGGCCCTTCTCGCGGGCCTTGGCGAGGATGCGCTCGCGGGACAGGCCACGGCCGTCATCGGAGATTTCCACCACCACGCTGCCACCCTGGTGGCTGGCGGCGAGCTTTACCGAACCCTGTGCCGGCTTGCCGGCCGCCAGGCGTTCGGCGGGCGTTTCTATGCCGTGGTCGATGCTGTTGCGGACGATGTGGGTGAGCGGGTCGCTGAGCTTTTCGATGACGCTCTTGTCCAGCTCGGTGTGCTCGCCCTGGAGGATCAGTTCGACCTGCTTGCCCAGGCGCGCGGAGGTGTCGTGCACCAGGCGCGGGAAGCGGCTGAAGATGAAGCTGATCGGCAGCATGCGGATCGACATCACCGATTCCTGCAGGTCGCGGGTGTTGTGCTCGAGCTGCGCCAGGGCCTGCTGCAGGCGCTCGAAGTGCGCGGGATCGAGGTCCTCGCTGAGCTGGCTGAGCATGGCCTGGGTGATCACCAGCTCGCCGACCAGGTTGATCAGGCTGTCGATCTTCTCGACGCTGACGCGGATGGAGCTGGATTCGCTGTCGGCGCGCGGTGCGGCGGCTGCCTTCGCCACGGTCGGCGCGGCTTTCGGCGCTTCGCTGACGGCGACCTGAGCGGCGGCGGCAGGTGCGCCGGGTGCCTTGTCGAAGATGCCGTAGGGCTCGACCGGCTTGGCGTCCGGTGCGCCGGGCGCGTCGTCGAAGAAACCGAAATCGTCGCCCGCGCTGGCGCTGGTTTCGCTGGCGGCGGGCATGCCGGGAGCATCGTCGAAGAAGCCAAAATCATCGTCGCTGCTTGCGCTCGCTTCGGCCGGAGCGGGAGCGCCAGCGAGCAGGCCGGCGCCGTCATCGGCGGCAGCCGCGATTGGCTCCGCCAGCCAGGCGCGCAGGCGCTCAACAGTGGCGGCGACCGGCACGTCCGGATCGGGCACCTGGCTGCGGTGCGCATCGAGCAGGCGTTGCAGGACGTCGCGGGCTTCGAGGAACACGCCGATCATGTCCACGTGCAGGGCGGTCTGCCCGCAGCGGATGCGGTCGAGCAGCGTCTCCAGCTCGTGGGTCACGGCGGTCAGGTCGTCGAAGCCGAACATGCCGCTGGAGCCCTTGATCGAGTGGGCGGCGCGGAAGATGCCATTGAGCGTCTCGGCATCCGGCTGATCGAGGTTGAGCCCGATCAGCAGGAGTTCGAGGGTCGCCAGGTGTTCGTCGGTTTCCTCGAAGAAGACCTGGAGGAATTGCTCCATACCGGTAGCCATTCAGGATTCCCCTAGGGCAGGACCTTGCGGGTCACTTCCAGCAGTTTCGGCGGGTCGAACGGCTTCACCAGCCAGCCGGTGGCGCCCGCGCTCTTGCCCTGCTGCTTCATCGCGTCGCTGGATTCGGTGGTGAGCATCAGGATCGGCGTGCTGCGGTAGCCGGCCATGTCGCGCAGGCTGCGGATCAGCGACAGGCCGTCCATGTTCGGCATGTTCTGGTCGGTGAAGACCAGGTTGTAGGTCTTGCGCTGGGCCTTGCCCAGGCCGTCCTTGCCGTCCACGGCCTCGTCCACCTCGTAGCCGGCGGACTTGAGCGTGAAGCTCAGCATCTGCCGGATCGAGGCCGAGTCATCGACGATCAGAATCTGCTTTCCCATTGCGTTGGTTCTCCTCGGATTGCAATGCGTTTGCTGGTTGCCAGGCACGCGCTAACTCGCGCCATCCCGGCGCGCGGAAATGGTGTGGGGGTCTCAGCCGATCAGGGCGAGGTTGGCCAGGTATTCGAAGATGGACTGCAACATGTCGGTGGCTCCTGGGGCTTCAGAACAGTTCCACTTCGCCAGCGCTGAGGCTGGTCTGGGCGACCGGGTTGCTCAGCGGGCGGCCGAGCTCGGCGACTTCGCCGCGCAGGCGTTCGCCCCATTCGCGGGGCTCGCGGCCATCCAGTGCGCCGAGGCCGACAGCCAGCGCACCGAGGCGGGCGCTGTGCTTGCCGATCTGGCCGAGCAACTGGCTGCTCATGTCCTGGAACTGCAGGGCGGTGACCGCGGCATTGACGCCGTCGCCCACTTCCAGGGAGATGCGGTCCAGCTCCTGCACCACCTTCACGGTGTGCTGGTTCATGGCGTCGAGGTCGTCGAGCATGTGCTGGATCTTCTGCCGTGAATCCAGGGCGAAGGTCATGTCCTTGTCGGCCAACTGGCTGATGGCGCCTTCGGCGTCCTTGATCTCGTGGTAGACCACGTCGACGTGTTCGCGAATGGCCTGGGAGAAGTGCGTGGAGCGAGTCGACAGCGCGCGCACCTCGTCAGCCACCACGGCGAATCCGCGGCCGCTCTCGCCGGCGCGGGCGGCTTCGATGGCGGCGTTGAGGGCCAGCAGGTTGGTCTGCTTGGCGATGGCGTCCATGTCCTGGGTGGACTGCAGGATCTCGGCGATCTTGTGGGTCACGCGGTCCATGCGCTCGACCAGCTGCTGCGAGGTGCGGCTGGTTTCCAGGGTGGCTTCGACGAACAGCCCGAGGGTTTCCTGGGTGGCGTGGATGAAGCGCTGGAAGTCGATGTCGCCGTCCATGTGGCCGCGACCGTCGTAACGCTCGATCAGCGAGTGCGACAGGCCGCGCTGGGTGTCGATGCGATCGACGAGGGCGTGGAAGCTGTCGGTCAGTTGGCGGATTGCCTGGTGCAGGATGTTGTCGATCTGGTGGCTATGGCCGTTGAGCGAGGCCAGGTGGCCTTCCACGGCTTCCTGCAGGGGGCGCCACTGCGGCAGTTCCTCGGCGCTCAGGGTAGTGGCCTGGGGATCGGCTGCCCTGGTTGCGGCAGCGCAGAGCAGGCTGCTCAGCACCAGGCTGGAGATCCAGCCTACCGGCAGCACCCACCAGAACGGCACGCCGACGGCGCACAGGCCCGCGACCACCACCCAGGGCAGGGACTGGATGACGAGGCGCCGTGGCCAACCCTGGCCGGCTTCTTGAACCGCCAGAGGGTTCAACTGTGATTCGCGCATTGAAGTGCACTCCATTGCCGGGCGCCGGTAACCGGGCCAAACGGCTGCTGACAACGTCTTGAGCAGGAATTCGGCCTGGCGATTTAAAACTAGAGTGCCAATGGGTGATGTCAAACTGACGGCATATTCCCGTCGCGAGGGATAGACCCTTGATCTAGAGGGGTTTTCAGTGAATGACCGCTTATCGCGGCTGTTTGGATGGCGACGGGCGGTAGTACGCAGCCCTTGTGCGGCGCGGGCTGTAGCGATTTTTTGATGGCAAAACGTGCCCGCGGGAATGGCATCCGGAGCCACGTGATGGTCTTCGATTAGGAAGCTTGTCGGCAGGCTGGGTAGCGCGGATTACAGGCGGGCAGATATTCGCTCGGGGCTTGCCCTCACCCCAGCCCTCTCCCATAGGGAGAGGGGGCAGATTGTGCCGGCTGACGCTGGAGGTTCTCCCTGCACCGAACGGTCCCCTCTCCCTATGGGAGAGGGTTAGGGTGAGGGGCTCCGCTCGTATGGGCGCGGAGGGTGTTTACAGCGTACCGAGCAGCTTGCGCGCCGCCTGGGTGTGGTCGGCGATCAGCCGCTTGAGGTCGAGGCCTTCGACTTCGCCGTCGACCACACGCCAGCTGCCGCCGATCATGATCCGGTCGGCCTTGTCCGCACCGCACAGCAGCAGCGCGGAGAGCGGATCGTGGCTGCCGGAGAAGCGCAGTTCGTCGAGCTTGAACAGCGCAACGTCCGCCTGCTTGCCCACGGCCAGCTCGCCGATGTCGCTGCGGCCGATGAGTTTCGCCGAGCCTTTGGTCGCCCAGCCCAGCGCGCGCTCCGGGGTGATCTGCTCGGCGCCGTAGCGCAGACGCTGGATATACAGGGCCTGACGGGCTTCGAGGATCATGTTGGAGGCGTCGTTGGAGGCCGAGCCGTCCACGCCGATGCCCACCGGGGCGCCAGCGGCTTCCAGCGCCACGGTCGGGCAGATGCCCGAGGCCAGGCGCATGTTCGAGCTGGGACAATGGCAGACGCCGGTGCCGGCGGCGCCCAGGCGCTGGATTTCCTCATCGTTGAAGTGAATGCCGTGGGCCAGCCAGGTGCGCGGGCCGAGCCAGCCGACGCTGTCCAGGTAATCCACGGTGCGCTGGCCGAAGCGTTGTAGGCAGAAGTCTTCTTCATCGAGGGTTTCGGCGAGGTGGGTGTGCAGGCGCACGTCTTCGCGTTCGGCCAGTTCGGCGCTGGCGCGCATGATTTCCGGGGTGACCGAGAACGGCGAGCAGGGCGCCAGGGCGATCTGCACCTGGGCGCCTTCGCCACGCTGGTGGTACTCGCGGATCAGGCGCTGGCTGTCGTCGAGAATGGCTTCGGCGCTCTGCACGGTCTGTTGCGGCGGCAGGCCACCGTCGGCCTCGCCCAGGCTCATGGAGCCACGGGTGAGCATGGCGCGCATGCCCAGTTCCTGGACCACGCCGGCCTGCACGTCGATGGCCTGCTCAAGGCCGTCGGGGAACAGGTAGTGGTGGTCGGCGGCGGTGGTGCAGCCGGACAGCAGCAGCTCGGCCAGGGCGACCTTGGTGGCCACACCCAGTTGCTCGGGGGTCAGGCGCGCCCACACCGGGTAGAGGGTCTTCAGCCAGGGGAACAACGGCTGGTTCACCACCGGCGCCCAGGCGCGGGTGAGGGTCTGGTAGAAGTGGTGGTGGGTGTTGATCAGGCCGGGGGTCAGCACGTGCTGGCTGGCGTCGAAGGTTTGCTGGACGGGAGCCGAGGGCTGCTGGCCGGCAGCGACCAGTTCGACGATGCGGCCATCCTGGACGACGATGCCGCCACGGGCGTCGAGGTCGTTAGCGGTGAAGATGGCCAGCGGGTTGCGCAGCCAGAGACGCGGGGAGGACATGGGTGAATTCTCCAAACGGACGGAGCCGTTCGTTCGAGCCGGCTCCATGGGTTCATGGGAAGCCAGCTCAGTGTTCACCCTGTCTGCTGATCCAGGTTCGCTGACTCTGGAGT includes these proteins:
- a CDS encoding response regulator encodes the protein MGKQILIVDDSASIRQMLSFTLKSAGYEVDEAVDGKDGLGKAQRKTYNLVFTDQNMPNMDGLSLIRSLRDMAGYRSTPILMLTTESSDAMKQQGKSAGATGWLVKPFDPPKLLEVTRKVLP
- a CDS encoding methyl-accepting chemotaxis protein, encoding MECTSMRESQLNPLAVQEAGQGWPRRLVIQSLPWVVVAGLCAVGVPFWWVLPVGWISSLVLSSLLCAAATRAADPQATTLSAEELPQWRPLQEAVEGHLASLNGHSHQIDNILHQAIRQLTDSFHALVDRIDTQRGLSHSLIERYDGRGHMDGDIDFQRFIHATQETLGLFVEATLETSRTSQQLVERMDRVTHKIAEILQSTQDMDAIAKQTNLLALNAAIEAARAGESGRGFAVVADEVRALSTRSTHFSQAIREHVDVVYHEIKDAEGAISQLADKDMTFALDSRQKIQHMLDDLDAMNQHTVKVVQELDRISLEVGDGVNAAVTALQFQDMSSQLLGQIGKHSARLGALAVGLGALDGREPREWGERLRGEVAELGRPLSNPVAQTSLSAGEVELF
- a CDS encoding 8-oxoguanine deaminase — encoded protein: MSSPRLWLRNPLAIFTANDLDARGGIVVQDGRIVELVAAGQQPSAPVQQTFDASQHVLTPGLINTHHHFYQTLTRAWAPVVNQPLFPWLKTLYPVWARLTPEQLGVATKVALAELLLSGCTTAADHHYLFPDGLEQAIDVQAGVVQELGMRAMLTRGSMSLGEADGGLPPQQTVQSAEAILDDSQRLIREYHQRGEGAQVQIALAPCSPFSVTPEIMRASAELAEREDVRLHTHLAETLDEEDFCLQRFGQRTVDYLDSVGWLGPRTWLAHGIHFNDEEIQRLGAAGTGVCHCPSSNMRLASGICPTVALEAAGAPVGIGVDGSASNDASNMILEARQALYIQRLRYGAEQITPERALGWATKGSAKLIGRSDIGELAVGKQADVALFKLDELRFSGSHDPLSALLLCGADKADRIMIGGSWRVVDGEVEGLDLKRLIADHTQAARKLLGTL